The sequence TCCGCTCTACTATGTTATCAGAGTGCTGAAATTTCCCTCGAAAATCGTTCGGAAGGGCCGGGAACTACTGGAGTGAGACACAAACGCGTTCCCGCCGAACCGACATCGTCCCGGCCGTTCCCCGAACCGGCGTCCCGGGGACTTCCCGCCGACTGGGACGCGCGGAGTGACAACACATCACAATTTATTTTGATTGATGAGAATTACCACCTAAGAGGGTGGCCACGCGTGAGCACACTAACTGACACAACAGAGATCGTCGCCGCCGACGACTGCCTCTCGACCACGATCGACGGCGAGTCGGTGATCCTGCATATGGGCACTGACGAGTACTACGGGTTCAATGAGGTCGGCACGTTCGTCTGGGAGTCGATCCAGGAGCCGCGGAGCCTCGAAGCGGTCTGCGAGGACGTGACCGACGAGTACGAAGTCGAGTACGACCGGTGTCGGGCCGACGTCGAGGAGCTCGTCAGGGACCTCGCCGACAAGGGTCTCGCTCGCATCGATCCGGAGTGACCGGGCCCTCGCGGCCGCCGAACACCCATAATATAAAAAACAAACGTCCGAGCGAACGCCGTAGCAAACATCGGGGCCCTCGTAAACATCGCGTCCCCCCGGGGTGCCTACGGCTTGCCGCCG comes from Halobellus ruber and encodes:
- a CDS encoding PqqD family protein, encoding MSTLTDTTEIVAADDCLSTTIDGESVILHMGTDEYYGFNEVGTFVWESIQEPRSLEAVCEDVTDEYEVEYDRCRADVEELVRDLADKGLARIDPE